One genomic window of Candidatus Kuenenia stuttgartiensis includes the following:
- the plsX gene encoding phosphate acyltransferase PlsX, giving the protein MKGKFMRIAVDAMGGDKAPQEIVKGSVLAAQQVPDAEIILVGDENRIKHELCLGGTIPKNITIHHAAQIVGMEDPATHSIRQKINSSITQSVELVAKRKADAIVSAGHTGATVAAAMLHMKTLKGIRRPGIAISLPTLHGSCLIIDAGANISCKPLHLYQYGIMASTVCKHLMNIENPKVGLLNIGEEDAKGNDLVRETFSLLSNAHLNFIGNIESREIFDGKADVVVCEGFVGNVILKFAEGMAKNLLTTIKAESMNRFWAKLGLLLCKPVFQSIKTKMDFAEYGGVPLLGINGICIICHGRSDARTIQNAIKAALKLTKTEINEYIISELEKSNTLTAEVA; this is encoded by the coding sequence TTGAAAGGTAAATTTATGAGGATTGCGGTAGACGCCATGGGCGGGGATAAGGCGCCGCAAGAAATTGTCAAAGGCTCTGTCCTGGCTGCGCAACAGGTGCCTGATGCTGAGATTATATTGGTTGGTGACGAAAACAGAATTAAACACGAATTATGTCTTGGCGGAACCATTCCCAAAAATATAACCATTCACCATGCGGCTCAGATAGTCGGCATGGAGGATCCTGCAACACATTCCATACGGCAAAAAATAAACTCTTCCATTACGCAAAGTGTTGAGTTGGTCGCTAAGAGGAAAGCGGATGCAATCGTCAGTGCGGGGCATACGGGGGCAACGGTAGCGGCGGCAATGCTACACATGAAAACATTGAAAGGCATTCGTCGTCCAGGCATTGCGATATCCCTTCCCACCCTCCATGGATCATGTCTTATTATCGATGCAGGCGCCAATATCAGTTGCAAGCCATTACACTTGTATCAGTATGGAATTATGGCGTCAACTGTCTGCAAGCACCTAATGAATATAGAAAATCCCAAGGTTGGACTTCTCAATATAGGAGAAGAGGACGCAAAGGGAAACGATCTGGTTCGGGAAACCTTTTCGCTTCTTTCCAACGCACATTTAAATTTTATCGGAAATATTGAAAGCCGTGAGATATTTGATGGCAAGGCAGATGTCGTCGTTTGTGAAGGGTTTGTGGGAAATGTAATATTGAAATTTGCAGAGGGGATGGCAAAGAACCTTCTTACCACGATAAAAGCAGAATCAATGAATAGGTTTTGGGCAAAACTTGGACTGCTTTTGTGCAAACCGGTTTTCCAATCGATAAAAACAAAGATGGATTTTGCCGAATACGGAGGTGTTCCTTTGCTGGGGATAAATGGCATTTGTATTATTTGCCATGGGAGATCTGACGCACGGACTATACAAAATGCCATAAAAGCGGCATTAAAATTAACTAAAACGGAAATTAATGAGTATATTATTTCAGAACTGGAGAAATCCAATACACTTACGGCAGAAGTTGCTTAA
- the fabF gene encoding beta-ketoacyl-ACP synthase II, with the protein MHGRKRVVITGTGAITSLGREKKELWSALCNGESGIKPITSFDTTAFEVKFGGEVSDFNPAEWLDTKEARRLDRFSQFAIAATDIAVTDAGLNFDAIDTARVGVFIGSGMGGLLEFEAQHKNLLNKGPSRVSPFMVPKLMANAASAHAAIRYGLRGPNFAVVAACTTGVISIGEAVRVIQRGDADIMITGSSEAVITPLAVAGFGAMKALSTHNSEPQKASRPFDKNRDGFVISEGAGIVVIEELEAAKKRGATIYAEILGYGMTADAYHIAAPNSNGEGAIRCMTHALNDAGCGVETIDYINAHATSTPLGDQIEVGAIKKVFGDHASKIPVSSTKSMLGHQLGASGSVEIIICAFALNEGVIPPTINYETPDPQCSGLDFVPNEAREKKIHKTLSNSFGFGGHNATIILGKV; encoded by the coding sequence ATGCACGGAAGAAAAAGAGTCGTCATTACGGGTACCGGAGCAATAACTTCTCTGGGGAGGGAAAAAAAGGAACTCTGGTCTGCATTGTGCAACGGTGAAAGCGGCATTAAACCCATTACTTCTTTTGATACTACCGCATTTGAGGTGAAATTTGGCGGCGAAGTAAGCGATTTTAACCCGGCAGAGTGGCTTGATACCAAAGAGGCCAGGAGACTTGACAGATTTTCACAATTCGCGATAGCGGCGACCGATATTGCAGTAACAGATGCGGGTTTAAACTTTGACGCAATCGATACCGCGCGTGTTGGTGTCTTTATAGGATCCGGTATGGGTGGCCTTTTGGAATTTGAGGCGCAACACAAAAATCTGTTAAATAAAGGGCCATCAAGGGTTTCCCCTTTTATGGTTCCTAAACTAATGGCGAACGCAGCTTCCGCACATGCAGCAATCCGGTATGGTTTAAGAGGCCCTAATTTTGCAGTAGTTGCCGCTTGTACAACAGGGGTAATCTCCATAGGGGAAGCAGTGCGGGTAATTCAGAGAGGCGACGCAGACATCATGATTACAGGAAGTTCTGAGGCAGTTATTACCCCTTTAGCCGTAGCCGGGTTTGGCGCAATGAAGGCATTGTCTACCCACAACAGTGAACCGCAGAAAGCGAGCCGTCCATTTGATAAAAACCGTGATGGCTTTGTCATCTCTGAGGGGGCGGGAATAGTCGTTATCGAAGAACTGGAGGCTGCCAAAAAAAGAGGGGCAACAATCTATGCGGAGATATTGGGATATGGCATGACTGCCGATGCATACCATATTGCCGCTCCCAATAGCAACGGCGAGGGTGCAATACGATGCATGACGCATGCTTTAAACGACGCCGGATGCGGCGTTGAAACGATAGATTACATAAACGCCCATGCGACGTCTACCCCGCTTGGAGATCAGATAGAGGTGGGGGCTATTAAGAAGGTTTTTGGCGACCATGCTTCAAAAATTCCAGTGAGTTCTACCAAATCTATGCTTGGACACCAGCTTGGAGCTTCGGGAAGCGTAGAAATTATCATTTGTGCGTTTGCACTGAATGAAGGAGTTATTCCCCCAACAATAAATTATGAAACTCCTGATCCACAGTGCTCAGGACTTGATTTTGTTCCTAACGAAGCACGCGAAAAAAAGATTCATAAGACACTTTCTAATTCATTTGGATTTGGTGGACATAATGCAACCATCATCCTTGGCAAAGTATAA
- the rpmF gene encoding 50S ribosomal protein L32, producing MANPKRRHSNSRTRKRRTHDKLTVPVFPLDKNLEKGGRIRSKRYVCSHCKQINQPHTVCHNCGYYRGRQVISVER from the coding sequence ATGGCCAATCCAAAGAGGAGACATTCTAACTCAAGAACACGTAAAAGACGTACGCACGATAAACTTACGGTTCCCGTTTTTCCATTAGATAAAAATTTAGAAAAGGGGGGGCGTATCCGCTCCAAACGTTATGTTTGTTCGCACTGTAAACAAATAAATCAACCGCATACCGTATGCCATAACTGCGGATATTACCGGGGCAGGCAGGTAATTTCTGTTGAAAGGTAA
- the acpP gene encoding acyl carrier protein — protein MVTSVGEKVREIITKQMGVKAEQITHETSFVNDLGADSLDTVELIMEFEDAFDMNIPDEDAEKIRTVGDAVKYIEEHK, from the coding sequence ATCGTGACGTCCGTCGGAGAAAAAGTAAGAGAAATTATCACAAAACAAATGGGGGTAAAAGCGGAACAGATAACACATGAAACATCCTTTGTCAATGATTTAGGCGCAGATTCGCTCGATACAGTGGAACTAATTATGGAATTTGAAGATGCATTTGATATGAATATTCCTGATGAAGATGCTGAAAAAATACGTACGGTGGGAGATGCAGTTAAATATATAGAGGAACACAAATAA
- a CDS encoding beta-ketoacyl-ACP synthase III: MNVRQNQITSITGIGSYLPEKILTNHALEKLVDTTDDWILQRTGIRERRIVENGVTTSDLGAIASLKAIENAGISAEEIDMIITSTITPDYLFPSTSCCLQKQIGAVHASAFDISAACAGFVYALSIGQSVINSGAAKTVLVVGAECLSKITDYTDRATCILFGDGAGAVILQNNKEKHQILDTRLVSDGTYTDVLIIPGGGSKHPATIESVQERLHYIRFKGREVFKLAINTITNLVIETAQRNGFAVQDIDLIIPHQSNLRIIEATMERLKLPMEKAFVNIDKYGNTSSASVPIAIDEAQQEGRLKKGDLVMLVAFGGGLTWGSCVVRW, from the coding sequence TTGAACGTACGCCAAAATCAAATAACATCGATAACAGGGATAGGGTCATACCTCCCTGAAAAGATATTAACCAATCATGCTCTGGAAAAATTGGTAGACACTACGGACGATTGGATTCTGCAAAGGACAGGAATAAGAGAGCGTCGTATTGTTGAAAATGGAGTGACAACATCAGATCTTGGCGCCATCGCCTCGTTAAAAGCAATAGAAAATGCCGGGATATCCGCGGAAGAGATCGATATGATTATTACTTCCACCATTACCCCCGACTACCTTTTTCCTTCTACTTCCTGTTGTTTACAAAAGCAAATTGGTGCTGTCCATGCAAGCGCATTTGATATTTCAGCGGCTTGTGCCGGATTTGTGTATGCGCTTTCCATCGGGCAAAGTGTTATAAATTCGGGTGCCGCAAAAACTGTTTTGGTGGTGGGCGCAGAATGTTTGTCAAAGATTACCGACTATACAGACCGGGCAACCTGTATTTTGTTTGGAGACGGTGCCGGTGCCGTCATACTTCAAAACAATAAGGAAAAACATCAGATATTAGACACACGATTGGTCTCTGATGGAACGTATACGGACGTACTTATAATACCCGGCGGCGGCTCAAAACATCCTGCCACCATAGAATCGGTGCAGGAAAGGTTGCATTACATTCGGTTTAAAGGAAGGGAGGTATTTAAACTCGCAATTAATACCATTACCAACCTGGTGATAGAAACCGCACAAAGAAATGGTTTTGCCGTTCAGGATATCGATTTAATTATCCCTCACCAAAGCAACCTGAGAATTATTGAAGCGACCATGGAAAGACTTAAACTGCCCATGGAAAAGGCATTTGTAAATATTGATAAATATGGGAATACATCTTCTGCTTCAGTTCCAATAGCAATTGATGAGGCGCAACAGGAAGGAAGACTCAAGAAAGGCGATTTAGTGATGTTGGTAGCCTTCGGGGGCGGATTGACCTGGGGATCATGTGTTGTTAGGTGGTAG
- the alaS gene encoding alanine--tRNA ligase has protein sequence MNTGEIRNKFLTFFEKKSHVIWPGDSLVPQGDATLLFTGAGMNQFKDMFLGKGRLNIKRATTCQKCLRTGDLENVGRTASHHTFFEMLGNFSFGDYFKRETIAWAWEFLVQELRLPEEKLFVSVYKDDPESYEIWEKHIRILKSKIYSYGENDNFWPANAPAQGPNGPCGPCSEIFYDQGAGVGCGREECEPACDCDRFVEIWNLVFTQFDRKEDGRLEPLPNKNVDTGMGLERMARVMQGVPTNFDIDIFAPVIKSIEDITHLRYHDKKENAVCMRRIADHVKASIFCIADGVLPGNEGRGYVERRLLRRAIRDGAQLGLKECFLYKLVPIISDLMQDYYPDIKQRRENIARIIKSEEEKFLETLELGTVRLKELMDTMQKNKIKELPGKEAFKLYDTYGFPLDMTELILKEHGFSMDSAGVEVELKRQRMQARSSSSMTGQVFDAGFLGKIKEISKGTTFLGYEKDSCRARIIAIVQGDYLIEKAEAGSEVSIVLDQTPFYGESGGQIGDTGILESEGSHICITDTKKNDSFIIHIGKITKGIVRTGDMIDARIDTHRRGLIKRNHTATHVLHWVLRNVIGRHAEQAGSMVSPDRLRFDFHHFSSLTKEEINRIEDLVNEKIMENALVSVKEQTLQEARNAGAVALFGEKYEERVRMVSIGDFSKELCGGTHINNTGEIGPFRIVGESSVAAGIRRIEAITGISALTRDREKEEIVQELCGILNACEEDLSSKTQELLNEVKKLHKELHKQKQKELLEKIDSLSVTAKEVSGVNIITKRIDNASADDMRRTADMLMKSEKETAVALGSVLNGRVIVIISLSTGLASRGLHAGSISKEVAKIVGGGGGGRPEMAQAGGQVVGKLDEALDFAEMLFSKEILQKVS, from the coding sequence ATGAATACAGGTGAAATTCGCAATAAATTTTTAACATTCTTCGAAAAGAAATCCCATGTAATCTGGCCGGGAGATTCGCTTGTCCCGCAGGGAGACGCTACGCTTCTTTTTACGGGTGCAGGGATGAATCAGTTCAAAGATATGTTCCTTGGTAAGGGAAGATTAAATATAAAAAGGGCGACAACATGCCAAAAATGCCTTCGAACGGGGGATTTGGAAAATGTCGGCAGAACGGCTTCGCACCACACTTTTTTTGAAATGCTGGGCAATTTTTCCTTTGGCGATTATTTTAAAAGAGAAACCATTGCATGGGCGTGGGAGTTCCTGGTGCAGGAATTAAGGTTACCGGAAGAAAAACTTTTTGTCAGTGTGTATAAAGATGACCCCGAATCATACGAAATATGGGAAAAACATATCCGCATTCTCAAATCAAAAATCTATTCCTACGGCGAAAATGACAATTTTTGGCCTGCAAATGCCCCTGCGCAAGGCCCTAACGGACCTTGCGGCCCCTGCTCTGAAATATTTTACGACCAGGGAGCAGGCGTTGGTTGTGGTCGGGAAGAATGTGAACCTGCCTGCGATTGCGACCGCTTTGTCGAAATCTGGAATCTGGTATTTACGCAATTTGACCGAAAAGAAGATGGCAGGCTGGAACCATTGCCCAATAAAAATGTAGATACAGGCATGGGACTGGAGAGAATGGCACGTGTCATGCAGGGAGTGCCGACAAACTTCGATATAGATATTTTTGCCCCTGTAATTAAATCGATAGAAGATATTACACACCTGCGGTATCATGATAAAAAAGAAAACGCCGTATGTATGCGCCGGATAGCCGACCATGTAAAGGCCTCTATTTTTTGCATTGCCGATGGCGTTTTGCCAGGGAATGAAGGGCGGGGATATGTGGAAAGGCGTTTACTGAGGAGGGCTATACGTGATGGCGCACAACTTGGCTTAAAAGAATGTTTTTTATACAAGCTCGTGCCAATTATCAGCGATCTGATGCAGGATTATTATCCGGATATTAAACAACGCAGGGAGAATATCGCAAGGATCATAAAAAGCGAAGAAGAAAAATTCCTCGAAACTCTGGAACTGGGAACGGTACGGTTAAAAGAGTTAATGGATACAATGCAAAAGAATAAAATAAAGGAGCTTCCCGGAAAAGAGGCTTTTAAATTATATGATACATATGGCTTCCCTTTGGACATGACCGAATTAATTCTCAAGGAACACGGTTTTTCCATGGATAGCGCCGGTGTTGAAGTGGAATTGAAACGCCAGCGGATGCAGGCAAGGTCGTCATCCTCTATGACCGGCCAGGTATTTGACGCCGGTTTTTTGGGCAAGATTAAAGAGATATCAAAAGGCACAACATTCTTAGGGTACGAAAAGGATTCATGCAGGGCGAGGATCATTGCTATTGTTCAGGGCGACTACCTTATCGAAAAGGCTGAAGCCGGAAGCGAGGTATCGATAGTTTTGGATCAGACGCCCTTTTATGGTGAGTCCGGCGGACAAATTGGAGACACGGGAATCCTTGAATCGGAGGGGAGTCATATTTGTATAACGGATACAAAAAAGAACGATTCCTTTATCATTCATATCGGAAAGATAACAAAAGGCATAGTGAGGACAGGCGATATGATTGATGCGCGAATAGATACGCACAGGAGGGGTTTAATAAAAAGAAATCATACGGCGACGCACGTGCTTCATTGGGTATTGCGGAATGTCATTGGCAGACATGCGGAACAGGCGGGTTCAATGGTGTCCCCGGACCGTCTACGCTTTGACTTTCATCACTTTTCCTCTTTGACGAAGGAGGAAATTAACCGTATCGAGGATCTGGTAAACGAAAAAATAATGGAAAATGCGCTCGTGTCGGTGAAAGAACAAACGCTTCAGGAAGCAAGAAATGCCGGCGCCGTAGCCCTTTTTGGAGAAAAATACGAGGAACGGGTCAGAATGGTTTCCATCGGAGATTTTAGCAAGGAACTTTGCGGCGGTACGCACATAAACAATACCGGAGAAATAGGACCCTTCAGAATCGTCGGGGAATCCTCTGTCGCTGCGGGAATACGTCGTATAGAGGCGATCACAGGCATTTCGGCATTAACCAGGGACCGGGAGAAGGAGGAGATTGTTCAGGAATTGTGCGGCATATTGAATGCGTGTGAGGAAGATCTTTCTTCAAAAACACAGGAACTCCTGAATGAAGTAAAAAAACTCCACAAAGAACTTCACAAACAAAAGCAAAAAGAATTATTGGAGAAAATTGATTCGCTTTCCGTGACTGCAAAAGAAGTTTCAGGCGTTAACATTATAACAAAGAGAATAGATAATGCATCGGCGGATGATATGAGAAGAACGGCGGACATGCTGATGAAATCAGAAAAGGAAACCGCGGTAGCATTAGGAAGTGTTCTGAATGGGCGTGTAATAGTAATTATTTCTTTAAGCACAGGCCTGGCTTCTCGTGGTTTGCATGCGGGGAGTATCTCAAAAGAGGTCGCAAAAATAGTCGGCGGCGGTGGCGGTGGAAGACCGGAGATGGCGCAAGCGGGCGGACAGGTGGTTGGTAAATTAGACGAAGCGCTTGATTTTGCCGAAATGTTGTTCAGCAAAGAAATCCTGCAGAAGGTTTCTTAA
- the lpxD gene encoding UDP-3-O-(3-hydroxymyristoyl)glucosamine N-acyltransferase, which translates to MKYTLHQIQAIIGGKILGDEETVITGIAGIENAGEGDISFVKNDTLIRQALSSQASAFIVHQEISALKKPCIILQNPFFAFTLLMGDAAKKRFARQASIHTSAIISSSAAIGKDASIGAYVVIEDNAVIGNNVVIYPGTFIGKDCKIGDNALIYANVTIREKCSIGRRVIIHCNSVIGDDGFGYLQMEKKHIKIPQIGTVEIGDDVEIGSMVTVCRAAIDKTIIGNGVKIDNHSHIAHNVEIGENTMLVGYAKIAGSVKIGKNVMVAGDVDITGHATIGDNCVIGGGSKVHKNLKPGAIVWGAPAKPISEEKRIQVLLRKLPEMYQAIKKVMHTS; encoded by the coding sequence ATGAAATATACCCTACACCAAATTCAAGCAATCATAGGTGGCAAAATCCTTGGCGATGAGGAAACCGTTATCACCGGTATTGCCGGCATTGAAAATGCGGGTGAAGGGGATATTTCTTTTGTTAAAAATGATACGCTCATCCGGCAGGCTCTTTCTTCTCAGGCTTCTGCATTTATAGTACACCAGGAAATTTCTGCATTAAAAAAACCCTGTATCATACTACAAAATCCGTTTTTTGCGTTTACCCTCCTCATGGGCGATGCTGCAAAAAAAAGATTTGCCCGTCAGGCAAGCATCCATACTTCCGCAATTATCAGCAGCAGCGCTGCAATTGGCAAGGATGCCTCTATTGGCGCGTACGTTGTAATAGAAGATAACGCTGTAATTGGAAACAATGTTGTCATTTATCCCGGTACGTTCATTGGAAAGGATTGCAAAATCGGAGACAATGCCCTTATTTATGCGAATGTCACTATCAGGGAAAAATGTAGTATTGGCAGAAGGGTAATTATTCATTGTAACAGTGTTATTGGCGATGATGGTTTCGGTTACCTCCAAATGGAAAAAAAACACATCAAGATCCCCCAAATAGGAACGGTGGAAATTGGAGATGATGTGGAAATCGGATCAATGGTAACTGTTTGCCGCGCGGCCATAGATAAAACAATCATCGGAAACGGCGTAAAAATAGACAATCATTCGCATATCGCGCATAATGTGGAAATTGGGGAGAATACAATGCTCGTAGGCTATGCAAAAATTGCCGGCAGCGTAAAAATCGGGAAAAATGTTATGGTTGCCGGAGACGTAGACATTACTGGCCATGCAACAATCGGGGATAATTGCGTTATAGGCGGAGGATCGAAGGTCCACAAAAACCTCAAACCAGGCGCTATTGTCTGGGGCGCTCCGGCAAAGCCGATATCTGAAGAAAAGCGAATACAGGTGTTATTGAGAAAACTGCCCGAAATGTATCAGGCGATTAAAAAAGTAATGCATACATCATAA
- the glmS gene encoding glutamine--fructose-6-phosphate transaminase (isomerizing), translating to MCGIVGYIGPKNALNVLMHGIKRLEYRGYDSSGIAFFENGSLRCEKAVGKIAMLEEKLSGNVCISHAGIVHTRWATHGTPTFENAHPHFDCHNEIAVVHNGIIENYDYLKLKLQQNGHTFRSQTDTEVLAHLIEEHYRDNLETAVMEALKKVEGTYGLAAISSKDPEKIVAARNGSPLILGIGDHEYFITSDVSASLEHTREVMYLDDNEIAILTPEGYKTKTIQNIPTYKKTEEVLWNIDMIEKGGYKHFMLKEIHEQPQALLNLMRGRVDGNHGPIKLGGLINREKELLEAKRIIIIACGTSWHAGLVGEYMLEELVRLPVEVEYASEFRYRNPIIEKNTIVIAISQSGETADTLAAMRQAKGKGAAMLSICNVVGSSIAREAGSGIYLHIGPEIGVASTKAFTAQIAAFYLFSLYLLLLKNKDYAIPPEMISAIRTIPDKIQTILDREKEIGEIAKIYKDTNHALYLGRGFNYPVALEGALKLKEISYIHAEGYPAAEMKHGPIALIDKNMPVIFIATKDSTYGKILNNIEEVKSRGGKVIAIATEGDRKITEKVDHVFHIPETSGVLIPILSVIPLQLLAYHMAVLRGCDVDKPRNLAKSVTVE from the coding sequence ATGTGTGGAATTGTCGGGTATATTGGACCTAAAAATGCCCTCAATGTTTTGATGCATGGTATCAAAAGGCTGGAATATCGTGGTTACGATTCTTCCGGGATTGCCTTTTTTGAAAACGGTTCCCTGCGCTGTGAGAAGGCTGTTGGAAAAATTGCAATGCTGGAAGAAAAATTAAGCGGTAATGTATGTATTTCACATGCAGGGATTGTTCATACGCGATGGGCGACCCATGGTACACCTACTTTTGAAAATGCGCATCCCCACTTTGATTGCCATAACGAAATCGCAGTGGTGCATAATGGGATCATTGAGAATTATGACTATTTGAAATTAAAATTGCAGCAAAACGGCCATACGTTCAGAAGCCAGACAGATACCGAGGTGCTGGCGCATCTTATCGAGGAACATTACCGGGATAATCTTGAAACCGCTGTCATGGAAGCTCTGAAGAAAGTGGAAGGAACGTATGGGCTTGCAGCTATTTCTTCAAAAGATCCCGAAAAAATCGTAGCAGCAAGAAATGGATCACCGTTAATACTGGGGATTGGAGACCATGAATATTTCATTACTTCTGACGTGTCTGCCTCGTTGGAACATACACGGGAGGTAATGTACCTGGACGACAATGAGATAGCAATCCTAACCCCCGAAGGTTACAAAACAAAGACCATACAAAACATCCCTACATATAAAAAAACAGAAGAGGTGTTGTGGAATATTGATATGATCGAAAAAGGCGGTTACAAACACTTCATGCTGAAAGAAATCCACGAACAGCCCCAGGCGCTTCTCAACCTTATGAGAGGAAGGGTGGACGGAAACCACGGTCCGATAAAATTAGGCGGACTCATTAACCGGGAAAAAGAACTTTTAGAAGCAAAACGGATTATCATTATTGCGTGCGGAACGTCCTGGCATGCCGGATTGGTCGGAGAGTATATGCTGGAAGAGTTGGTCAGGCTTCCCGTCGAAGTGGAATATGCATCTGAATTTCGTTATCGTAACCCCATTATCGAAAAAAACACCATAGTAATCGCCATCAGTCAATCGGGAGAAACAGCGGATACACTGGCGGCTATGCGCCAGGCAAAGGGAAAGGGGGCCGCAATGTTGTCAATCTGCAATGTTGTCGGAAGCAGTATTGCCCGTGAGGCCGGATCGGGAATTTACCTGCATATCGGCCCGGAAATAGGGGTTGCATCTACAAAGGCATTTACTGCACAGATAGCCGCCTTCTATTTGTTTTCCCTTTACCTGTTGCTTCTGAAAAACAAAGACTACGCCATTCCGCCTGAAATGATTTCTGCTATCAGGACTATCCCTGACAAGATACAAACCATTCTCGACAGGGAAAAGGAAATAGGAGAAATCGCGAAAATCTACAAAGACACGAACCACGCCCTTTACCTTGGCAGAGGATTCAACTATCCCGTGGCGCTTGAGGGTGCCCTTAAATTAAAGGAAATCTCATATATCCACGCAGAGGGCTATCCCGCGGCTGAAATGAAACACGGCCCCATTGCCCTTATTGACAAAAATATGCCGGTAATATTTATCGCAACAAAAGACAGTACGTACGGAAAAATACTCAACAACATTGAAGAAGTGAAATCAAGGGGTGGAAAAGTCATTGCAATTGCAACGGAAGGAGACAGAAAAATTACCGAAAAGGTCGATCATGTATTCCATATCCCGGAAACTTCAGGCGTTCTGATACCAATTCTTTCGGTAATTCCCCTCCAATTACTTGCATACCATATGGCAGTCTTACGTGGTTGCGATGTGGACAAGCCAAGAAATCTGGCAAAAAGCGTCACGGTAGAATAA
- the fabD gene encoding ACP S-malonyltransferase produces MRKTAFLFPGQGTQLVGMGKDFYKEYKEAREIFNQANDALGFDLASLCFEGNQEELNKTSLSQPAILVTSIAILEVLKEISFFKKTTCDAVAGLSLGEYTAHVSAGSVAFADAVKLVYKRGIYMQEACEKSSGGMASVIGLEDEKIEHICRELKPFGVICAANYNSPGQVVISGESNVLERAVLLAKERGARMVIPLKVQGAFHSGLMTPASDKLYSELESTVISKPGVPVVANINAEYVSNPEEIRTALIKQLNSPVKWYQSMQKLIQDGFSQFYEIGPGKTLSGLMKKIDPAQQVKSFSTIADL; encoded by the coding sequence ATGCGGAAAACAGCCTTTCTTTTTCCAGGTCAGGGTACCCAATTGGTGGGCATGGGGAAAGATTTTTACAAAGAATACAAAGAAGCTCGCGAAATTTTCAACCAGGCAAATGATGCGTTAGGGTTTGACCTTGCATCTTTATGTTTTGAGGGAAATCAGGAGGAATTAAACAAGACGTCTCTTAGCCAGCCGGCTATATTGGTGACTTCCATTGCAATACTTGAAGTGTTGAAGGAAATTTCTTTTTTTAAGAAAACCACCTGTGATGCGGTTGCCGGGCTGAGCCTGGGAGAATACACTGCACATGTATCGGCTGGTTCTGTTGCTTTTGCAGATGCGGTAAAACTGGTGTATAAGCGTGGCATATATATGCAGGAGGCCTGTGAGAAAAGTTCCGGAGGAATGGCTTCTGTCATTGGACTGGAAGATGAGAAAATAGAACATATTTGCAGGGAATTGAAACCGTTTGGTGTTATCTGCGCCGCAAATTATAATAGCCCAGGACAGGTAGTAATATCAGGAGAATCAAATGTACTGGAACGGGCGGTTCTATTGGCAAAAGAAAGAGGCGCCAGGATGGTAATCCCGTTAAAAGTGCAGGGTGCATTTCATTCCGGTCTAATGACTCCTGCCAGTGACAAGCTTTATTCCGAACTGGAATCAACGGTTATCTCAAAACCCGGAGTTCCCGTAGTTGCAAACATTAACGCAGAGTATGTTTCCAATCCGGAGGAAATAAGAACAGCTCTGATAAAACAGCTAAACAGTCCTGTCAAATGGTATCAATCTATGCAGAAACTGATACAGGATGGATTTTCTCAATTTTATGAAATAGGGCCTGGAAAAACCTTGTCGGGACTTATGAAAAAAATTGATCCTGCTCAGCAAGTCAAAAGTTTTAGCACAATAGCAGATCTTTAA